A genomic stretch from Anopheles nili chromosome X, idAnoNiliSN_F5_01, whole genome shotgun sequence includes:
- the LOC128729268 gene encoding uncharacterized protein LOC128729268, whose amino-acid sequence MEYVFDIFFEECFNKMERSGLMSRAGRRDIISHLNSVISGCIQGRQTASTQLAVGLAVTSAIEYHNRMKGDNFSVCLMGKYHNVLYIALRIAWDWGLEDSEIVRNLLEEIFRCERTFERLFLGALFGCNAPYFIAGWKSDFNDQDENLRAVVFFLHHSAKARATFPAYSYAYQKQRDTKFIDVPIDSCGKASPLRVALQASAPDIVLILLRHGANPCPDDGGASPILSLLDKLAENENRCYPLQLVSCLKLLLRTSVMVELPYIPHLYVVRKEMFQCKYGQVLEDGLIPFDQVFGIPTLKHICRCTIRTVMRENFQLPGGVVKLPLPRKLQKYIDLLD is encoded by the exons ATGGAGTACGTGTTCGACATCTTCTTCGAGGAGTGCTTTAACAAGATGGAGCGCAGCGGGCTGATGTCGCGAGCCGGTCGGCGGGACATCATCAGTCACCTGAATTCTGTTATATCCGGGTGCATTCAAGGCCGGCAGACGGCTTCCACGCAGCTGGCTGTCGGACTGGCTGTTACTTCCGCGATCGAGTACCACAACCGCATGAAAGGCGATAACTTTTCGGTATGCCTGATGGGCAAATACCACAATGTGCTGTACATCGCCCTGCGTATCGCGTGGGACTGGGGCCTGGAAGATTCGGAAATTGTACGCAATCTGCTGG AGGAGATCTTCAGATGCGAGCGAACCTTTGAGCGGCTCTTTTTGGGTGCGTTATTTGGCTGTAATGCTCCCTACTTTATAGCTGGCTGGAAGAGTGACTTCAATGACCAAGATGAGAATCTGCGTGCGGTCGTGTTCTTTTTGCACCATTCAGCAAAGGCTCGAGCCACTTTTCCGGCGTATTCTTATGCGTATCAAAAGCAACGTGATACCAA GTTTATCGACGTGCCAATTGATTCGTGCGGAAAGGCATCACCCTTGCGTGTGGCGCTTCAGGCATCCGCGCCTGATATCGTGCTGATACTGCTACGCCACGGTGCCAATCCCTGCCCggatgatggaggcgcaagTCCGATCTTGAGTCTTCTCGATAAACTGGCGGAGAACGAGAACCGGTGCTACCCACTGCAATTGGTGTCCTGTTTGAAGCTGTTACTGCGAACGTCTGTGATGGTTGAGCTGCCGTATATACCGCATCTATATGTGGTCCGGAAGGAGATGTTCCAATGCAAGTATGGCCAGGTGCTTGAGGACGGATTGATACCTTTCGACCAGGTGTTTGGCATACCAACGCTGAAGCACATCTGTCGTTGTACGATACGTACCGTGatgcgggaaaactttcagCTGCCCGGCGGCGTTGTAAAACTACCTCTTCCACGCAAGCTACAGAAATATATAGATCTGCTAGACTGA
- the LOC128729267 gene encoding guanylate cyclase soluble subunit beta-1 — protein MYGFVNYALELLVLKNFGLNIWEQIKKKAQVSMEGQFLVRQIYEDDITYNLIEAAVDILNIPAGDILELFGKTFFEFCQDSGYDKILQVLGATPRDFLQNLDALHDHLGTLYPGMRAPSFRCTETNGQLVLHYYSERPGLEHIVIGIVKAVASKLHGVDVEIKIIRRKGDPVEPEPAKPTEPVKITRPPVVAPAQPVPITSLDPAMPELANLGLCKRILASKTYGESYFSNRLNNLATSKSTTALKQPTESASCHGNKLSISSSQNGSNSIPLYGEVSQSSKDTNTNCDSSQAHGDEWKKTNAAGNAPVERSDHFQFLITEISGPKTPTRRSDEKDQQAECQLVAKEPMISPMTFCKIFPFHLMFDRSMHIVQAGRSVSRVIPRICEKNCPLLALFEAVRPHLQLSFENILAHINTIYVLKTKAGVMSKSERYLRLKGQMMYIPGSDLILFQCYPSVMNLDDLTKKGLHISDIPLHDASRDLVLLSEKFEAEYKLTTNLEILTDRLQQTYRDLESEKQKTDRLLYSVLPKTVANELRHQRPVAPKRYDSVTLMFSGIVGFGQYCSANTDAEGAMKIVKMLNELYTIFDELTDSKSNSNIYKVETVGDKYMAVSGLPDECENHAKCIARLALDMLDMAKNVMMGTEAVKITIGIHSGEVVTGVIGNRMPRYCLFGNTVNLTSRTETTGVPGHINISETTYKLLCDPVNHDPSFNLEYRGPVVMKGKPEPMDCWFLTRKVAPTAK, from the exons atg TACGGATTCGTGAACTACGCGCTCGAGCTGCTAGTTTTAAAGAACTTCGGTCTAAATATATGGGAACAAATAAA GAAAAAGGCACAGGTTAGTATGGAGGGGCAGTTTCTGGTGAGACAGATCTACGAAGATGACATAACGTACAACCTGATAGAAGCCGCCGTAGACATACTCA ACATTCCCGCGGGTGACATCCTGGAGCTGTTCGGTAAAACATTCTTCGAGTTCTGCCAGGACTCGGGCTACGATAAGATCCTGCAGGTGCTCGGTGCGACACCTCGCGATTTCCTGCAAAATCTTGATGCTCTACACGATCACCTCGGTACACTCTACCCGGGTATGCGAGCACCATCGTTCCGCTGCACGGAGACAAACGGACAGCTCGTCCTTCACTACTACTCGGAACGTCCGGGTCTAGAGCACATCGTGATCGGGATCGTGAAAGCGGTCGCATCGAAGCTTCACGGTGTGGACGTTGAGATCAAGATCATCCGGCGTAAGGGTGATCCGGTTGAGCCCGAACCGGCaaagccaaccgaaccggtcaAGATCACGCGGCCACCAGTCGTGGCACCGGCCCAACCAGTTCCTATTACGTCACTCGATCCGGCCATGCCGGAGCTGGCCAACCTGGGCCTGTGCAAGCGCATTCTAGCCTCGAAAACGTACGGTGAATCTTATTTTTCGAATAGACTAAATA ATCTAGCCACCTCCAAGAGCACTACCGCGCTCAAGCAACCTACCGAGTCGGCGTCCTGTCATGGCAATAAACTTAGCATAAGCAGTAGTCAAAACGGAAGCAATAGTATACCGCTCTACGGTGAGGTTAGCCAATCTAGTAAAGACACCAATACCAATTGTGATAGCAGCCAAGCGCACGGGGACGAGTGGAAGAAGACGAATGCGGCCGGAAATGCCCCCGTCGAGCGGTCGGATCATTTCCAGTTTCTAATAACGGAGATATCCGGCCCGAAAACACCGACGCGTCGCTCGGACGAGAAGGACCAGCAGGCGGAGTGTCAACTCGTGGCGAAAG AACCAATGATCTCGCCCATGACGTTTTGTAAGATTTTCCCATTTCACCTGATGTTCGACCGGAGCATGCACATTGTGCAGGCAGGACGATCGGTTTCACGTGTTATACCGAG GATCTGCGAGAAGAATTGCCCTCTGCTAGCGCTATTTGAGGCAGTTCGGCCGCATTTGCAGCTGAGTTTCGAAAACATTCTGGCTCACATCAACACGATCTACGTCCTGAAGACGAAAGCGGGCGTGATGTCCAAAAGCGAGAGATATCTAAGACTGAAG GGACAAATGATGTACATTCCAGGCTCAGATTTGATACTTTTCCAGTGCTACCCTAGTGTGATGAATCTCGACGATTTGACAAA AAAGGGCCTGCACATCTCTGACATTCCGCTGCACGACGCCTCCCGTGATCTGGTGCTGCTCAGCGAGAAATTCGAAGCCGAGTATAAGCTCACCACCAACCTTGAAATCTTGACGGACAGGCTACAGCAAACTTACCGGGAtctggaaagcgaaaagcagAAGACGGACCGATTGCTATATTCCGTGCTGCCGAAGACAGTCGCCAATGAACTGCGGCACCAGCGCCCAGTCGCCCCCAAACGGTATGACTCAGTAACGCTGATGTTCTCCGGGATCGTTGGGTTCGGGCAATACTGCTCGGCCAACACCGACGCCGAGGGTGCGATGAAGATCGTAAAGATGCTGAACGAGCTGTACACCATCTTCGACGAGCTGACGGACTCGAAGAGCAACTCCAACATCTACAAGGTGGAGACAGTCGGTGACAAGTACATGGCAGTGTCCGGGCTGCCAGATGAGTGCGAGAACCACGCCAAGTGCATCGCTCGCCTGGCACTCGACATGCTGGATATGGCAAAGAACGTCATGATGGGCACAGAAGCGGTG AAAATCACCATAGGGATCCATTCCGGCGAGGTCGTCACAGGAGTTATCGGCAATCGGATGCCGCGTTACTGCTTGTTCGGGAACACAGTTAACCTGACCAGCCGCACGGAGACGACGGGCGTACCAGGTCACATCAACATCAGCGAAACCACGTACAA GTTACTCTGCGATCCCGTTAATCACGATCCCTCGTTCAACCTGGAATATCGTGGCCCGGTCGTGATGAAGGGCAAACCGGAACCGATGGACTGTTGGTTCCTGACACGCAAGGTGGCGCCGACAGCGAAGTAG